A region of the Silene latifolia isolate original U9 population chromosome 9, ASM4854445v1, whole genome shotgun sequence genome:
taatctgcatctgaataccctatgagattaAAACTACAATCCCCGGGAGAccataggtatagtttagacgtACCAATCAAATACCGCAAAATTCTCTTTACTGCAATCATATGTTATTATTtaggcacgattgaaatcgagcacaaacACATATACTAAACATAATATCTGGTCTACTTGTAGTTAAGAGAAGCGAGCCATTATACCTTGATAAGTCATTTCATCAACAGACTTACTATCTTCATCTTTTGTTAATTTCGCATCCGTAACCATTAAAGTGGCCATAGGatgagaattttccataccaaatttcttgattagctctttaatgtatttttgttggtgaatCATAATTCCTTCGCTTGTTTGTCGGATTTGAAGCCctaggaagaacttgagttctcccatcatgctcatctcaaattccgaggtcattaaatctgagaaatattcgcacaatttattattatttgaactaaaaataatatcatcaacatatattTGAACAACTAATAAATCAGAACCCTGAGATTTCAAGAACAAGGTCTTGTCTACATATCCTCTTTTAAAATCACTTTGAAGTAGAAATTTTGATAAtatgtcgtaccaagccctaagagcttgttttaaaccatacaatgctttatgtaattttaaaataTGGTTTTGAAACTTGATATCCAGAAATCCGGAGtgttgctctacaaagacttcCTCTtccaaataaccgttaagaaatgcagtcttaacgtccatttggaataATTTCATTCCTTTGTGAGGTGAaaatgctattaataatctaatagcctcaagtctagCCACGGGAGCGAAGGTCTCgtcatagtcaattccttctggTTGATTGTATCCTTGaacaaccaatcttgctttgtttcgcACAATAACTCCCGTATCATCCAACTTGTTTCTAAACTCCCATCTTGTACTAATAACAGATTGATCCCTTGGTCttggaactaagtgccaaactttggtCCTTTCGAACAGTTGAAGCTCTTCTTGAATGGCAACGATCCAATTTGGTTCTTCAAGAGCCTCTTTGATGTTGATTGGTTCAATGGTAGAAAAGAAGGAGTGGAAGGAACACAAATTGTTCAATGATATTCGAGTTTGAACAACCTTCTGTATACTTCCTTGAATCGTATCCATTGGATGAGCGTCTTTATATCTCCATCTTTGAACTTGGTCTACCTTCTTCAAATGATTGAGATTCAAGAATTGTTCCCTTTGAATTCAATCCCGGGGTTGTATTAGAATCAGGTATAACCCTCGGTTCTATACCTTGGTTTGGAttcaaagttatagcttcatcagttataacttcaGTTTCTAAATTTTTGTCTTGAGAGGAAATTGTAGTATCATCAACTACAGTCTCAGCTCCCTTTCCCTTATCATTTGAAGGATGTATAAGATTATCATTTGTGCCTTCAATTTCTTTGTCTTC
Encoded here:
- the LOC141601408 gene encoding putative mitochondrial protein AtMg00820 — its product is MDTIQGSIQKVVQTRISLNNLCSFHSFFSTIEPINIKEALEEPNWIVAIQEELQLFERTKVWHLVPRPRDQSVISTRWEFRNKLDDTGVIVRNKARLVVQGYNQPEGIDYDETFAPVARLEAIRLLIAFSPHKGMKLFQMDVKTAFLNGYLEEEVFVEQHSGFLDIK